Below is a genomic region from Helicobacter pylori.
AGGCTCCACCTCAATAGCGATTTTGCCTTTCACTTCTTTTTGTAACGCTTTTAAGGCGTGGTCTATCACTTCTTTATCCGCACTATTGACATAATAAATCCCTGTGCGATACTGCCTGCCCACATCATTACCTTGCTTATTCACGCTCACCGGATCAATCACCTTAAAATAGTAACGCAACAATTTGTCCAAACTGATTTTTTTAGGATCATAAACCACTTTCACGCTTTCAGCATGATCGCTCTCATGCAACTTTTCATAATTCGTGCTTGAAGTCTTGCCGTTAGCGTAACCAGAGCTTGCATCTATGACGCCATAAATCCTCTCCATATACGCCTCTAGCCCCCAAAAGCACCCCCCAGCCAAGTAAATCACTCTTTCATCGGTTTTTTGGTGTTTAGCCCCCATGTTTTCATTCGCTTGCATAAACGCTCCTATTAGTAGAAAAAGATAAAAATGTTTCAAGTAAGATAATACTTTCATTGAATAACCTTTGTTTTAATTTTAATGGTGTCTGCCATTATAACTAAAAAAGATGGTAATTGCTCTTTAAATTGAGTTTAAATTTCAATAAGGCTTTGTTCTACTAGGTAACAAAAGTTCATCACATCCATTCAACAATCTTACCCACCACATTGGCTTCATAGCATTTGATAGAGGTTTTTTGATTGGGTTTTTTGGGCAAAATGGCTTTTAAAAAGCCGTAATTTTCCATTTCTTTCAATCTAGCGTTCAAATTAGGGGCTTCTAAAATCCTGCCATTCAAACTCACTTCGCCCAAAAACGCCGTTTTATTGTCAATTTTTCTGTTTTTAAAGCTTGAAAGGATACTGGCAATGACCGCTAAATCGCAAGCCGGCTCGCTAATCTTAATGCCTCCGCTCACATTAATGAACACATCATGGCGGTTTAAGGGGATTTCTAGCTTTTTTTCCAATAAAGCAATAAGCATGTTAAGGCGGTTAGTGTCAAACCCGTTCGCTAATCGTTTGGGCGCTCCAAAACTGCACTCGCTCACCAACGCCTGAATCTCTAAAATCAACGCCCTTGAGCCTTCTAAAGTGATGGTAATCGCGCTCCCCTCCATAGGCTCTTCTTTAGAAAAAAACAAGCTTGAAGCTTCTTTAGCGCCCACCAAACCCTGCTCTTTCATCTCAAACAAGCCGATTTCACTCGTAGGGCCAAAGCGGTTTTTAAAACTCCTTAAAATCCTTAATTCCCTACTGGGATCGCCCTCAAAATACAGCACGCTATCTACCATATGCTCTAGCACTCTAGGCCCTGCGATGCTCCCTTCTTTAGTGATATGGCCGATGATAAAAATAGCAATATCTCTTGTTTTGGCTAAACGCATGAGTTCAAAAGTGATCTCTCGCACTTGCGAAATAGAGCCGGGTGCTGAAGAAATCTCTGGCGAATAAAGCGTTTGGATAGAATCAATCACGCAAGCAAAATAATTTTCGCTCTCCATATTAGCCTTAATCACAGGCCAATTGATTTCATTGAGCAGATACAATTCTTTTTCTATGCAATCTAATCTAGTGGCGCGCATTTTAATCTGGCTCAAGCTCTCTTCTCCGCTCACATACAAAACCTTTTGCTGGTTTTTGGCTAAGCCAGAAGCCACTTTTAAAAGCAGAGTGGATTTCCCCACCCCAGGACTCCCCCCCACTAAATACAACCCTCCTTTAGCGATCCCCCCACCCAAAACAATATCCAATTCGCTTTGAGTAGAAGAAAACTTAATGACTTCTTCATGCTCAATTGCAGCGATAGAAACGCTTTTTTGCGCTTTTGAGATCGGGTTTTTAAGCGTGTTTAAAACTTCCTTTTGGGTTTGATTCAATTCTATAAAACTCTCCCATGCGTTGCATTGAACGCACTTGCCCAGCCACTTAAGGCTTGTAAAACCGCAATGCTGACATTCAAATAAAGAAGTTTTTTTAGCCAAAATACCACTCTTTTTTAAAATCACACAGCTAAAGACCAGATAAAAACGGAGTTTTGGTTTTGTTTTCTAGCAAAACTCGTAAAGCTACACTAAAAACAAGTTAAAAAATTATCAAGCGCCATTTTGCTCTATTTTTCTTAAAGCCTTCAAAATATAGCGTTTGATATAAGATCCCACGCTTTCTTCTTCTTCGTTAGCCATTTTCTCTAGTTTTTGGTATTGCTCATCAGAAAAATACAAGCTTACAGCACGAGTTTTTTTATTAGCGTCTGCTTTTGGTTTGCGCCCTAGTTTATTTTTAGTGCCCCTTAAGCGAGTTTCATCTGTGTTTTCTGTCTTTTCCATCAAGTTCCTTCAATCATCATCGCAAATCGCTTCAAAATAGCATGCTAGCATAAAAGTAGCGTATAATGAATAATGTTGCAAGCGCTAATCATTCCTTATCTTAAGTTTATTAGCACTCGCTCAAAAAAGGCCTTCACCCCCTAAAAATATCAAATCAAATCGGTAACACCCTAATACTGCGATCCAATAATTCCTGTAAGGCGTTTTCAATGGCAAATAAAGTCCCGGTAGTCGCGCTCATGCACCCATCGCATGCCCCCATGTAGCGGATATACACATCAATGTAATCATCGCTTTCTTTAATGTCTAAAATCTCTAAATCCCCCCCATCCATCATAAGCATCGGGCGGATATTTTCTTCAATGACTTTATCCACGGCTTTAATCTTTTGAACCATCGTCATTTCCCTGAAAGCCAATTCCCCATTTTGAGATTTATTAGCGGCGGCTTTAAGTTTTTCAGCTTCCATTTCTTCGCGCACTTCTTTAAGAATATCCACCAGGTAATAATCCCTTTTTTCATGCCCTCCAGGCCTCACACAGCTTTTACAAAAAGCGCCGGCTTTGGTGTAGTTAGTGATTTCTTCAACGCTTTTTAAATCATTAAGCCTAATCACTTCTTTAATCGTGCCTAAACTCACCCTAGCGCACTCGCACACGATGATTTCTTCTTCAAAATCTTCAGCGTTTTTCCCTAAATACATGCCGGCAGCTTTTTTGATCACATCATACGCCATCACCGAGCAGTGCATTTTTTGCCCAGGGACAGCCGGCGTGTCCGGATCGTCTCTTAAGCCTCTTTCCACATCTAAATTCGTGATTTTTACCGCATCTTGGACTCTTTTATTCAAACACAATTCCACCATCATGTCTGAGCTTGCGATCGCTGTTCCGCAACCAAAGCTTTTAAACTTCGCATCAACAATCTTATCCGTGCTTTCATCTACAAGCCAATACAATCTCACCGCATCACCGCATGCTTCTGCACCATAATCCGCTACAATGAGCTTAGCGTTTTTAGCTTTAGCCTGCTCTTCGGTGATGACCCCTAAATGCGTAGGGTTATCCATGCGCCTTTGAACTTCTTTAGAATACGCATCCCAGAGAACCGAACCCACTAAATCATGTTTTGCCATTTTGATTCCTTTATATTCTTTTTAATAAGAGCTTGAAATATTTCTCAATCTTACAGCCGCTTGAGAGAAAACTTCAATCGTTTTATCAATTTCAGCTTCCGTGTTAAAACGGCTCAATGAAAGCCTGATAGCGGTATGAGCTAATTCCTTACTCGCTCCAATCGCTACCATGACAGGATTAGCCTCTAAATCCTCACTCGCGCACGCGCTCCCTGTGGAAGCGGCGATATTGGAGCGATTCAAATCCCACAGCATGGCCTCTCCTTCAATCCCTCTCACGCTGACTAAAGTCGTGTTAGGCACACGATGGATTCGATCCCCTACCACCATCACATCAGGGATTTTCAAAAGCGCTTCTTCTAATTTGTCGCGCAATTTCCCCACCACTTCTTTTTCATAGTCTAAATGCTCTACGGCTAATCTCATCGCTTCGCCCATACCCACAATATAAGGCACATTCAAAGTCCCGCTGCGCCTACCATTCATATGCTCCCCTCCATGAAAAAGAGGGGTCAATCCCACCCCACTTCTAATATACAACCCCCCAATGCCTTTAGGCCCATGAAACTTGTGTGCGCTAAAAGAAAGAAAATCCGCATTCGCTTTCAACACATCTACAGGGATTTTACCAATCGCTTGCACCGCATCGGTATGGAACAACACGCCCTTTTCTTTACAGATAGCCCCAATTTCTTCAATAGGGAAAATGAGACCGGTTTCATTATTCGCCCACATCACGCTCACTAAAGCGGTTTTTTCTGTGATCGCTTCTTTGACTTGCTCTGCGGTGATACTCCCATGCTCATTAATGGGCAAGTAAGTAACCTCCACCCCCAAGCTTTCTAAAAAATTACAAGTGGATCGCACCGCCGGATGCTCTGCAACCGTGGTTATAATATGGTTTTTGCCTTTTTTCAAGCATTCATCAAAATACACGCCCTTTAAAACCCAATTATTGCTTTCTGTCGCGCAAGAAGTGATGATCACATCATCTATATCCCTAGCGTTAATGCCCTTATAAAGCTTGTCTAGCGCTTCTGCAATGGCTGGGTGGGTTTCTGTGCCAAACTGGTGCAACGAGCTAGGATTCCCATAATGATCCCTTAAAAAAGGATCCATGATCTCTTTGACTTTAGGGTCAATTCTCGTTGTAGCGTTATTGTCTAAATAAATTCGTTGTAACAAGGTTAATATTCTCCTTAAAATTTTACATAGATTTTCTTATCTAAGTCTAAATTATGATTAAATACAAGATATTTTCTTAATTTTAACTTAAAATAAGATGAATTTTTGAAAACATTTTGAGAAATGCGAACATCCTCCTATCAAAAACCAACAACAGCTGCTACCAAGTCGCTTAAGGTTTTTTAGGGGGTCTCCCACGCCTGTCTTTTAAAGCGTCTATCCCCCCTTGTTGGTAACGCTTCTCCCACACATAGAGTTTTTGCAATTGTTTCGCTACTTCTTTTTTAGTGGGCTTAATGCCCCTAAGGTTATAAAGAGCGGTAACTATAATGGGTTTTGGGACATTAAACCTTTGGATAAATTCCAAACAATCTTTTTTGATCTGGGAGTCTTGTTTGTTTTTGGTAATATCCACATGGCTTAAATATTGCAACACGTAAAGGCGTTTTTCTTCAGCTTCTTGCACGATTTCTGGGGCTAACTCCATCCCTTGACTAACGCCTTTAAAAAACTTATTTGAAGCCTCTTGGGCGGGATAAACGCTCAAATAAGTTTCTAGTAAAGAAATCACTCTTTTTTGCTGTTCCAATAGTGCGTCTATCTTGGTGCTCAAACGATTTATTTTACTTTCCATGCGTTCAATACTAACCACCAAAAATAAATAACTATTTAATCATTAAAAATGATTATTCTAATACCATGCTCCAAATTAAGATGT
It encodes:
- the radA gene encoding DNA repair protein RadA translates to MAKKTSLFECQHCGFTSLKWLGKCVQCNAWESFIELNQTQKEVLNTLKNPISKAQKSVSIAAIEHEEVIKFSSTQSELDIVLGGGIAKGGLYLVGGSPGVGKSTLLLKVASGLAKNQQKVLYVSGEESLSQIKMRATRLDCIEKELYLLNEINWPVIKANMESENYFACVIDSIQTLYSPEISSAPGSISQVREITFELMRLAKTRDIAIFIIGHITKEGSIAGPRVLEHMVDSVLYFEGDPSRELRILRSFKNRFGPTSEIGLFEMKEQGLVGAKEASSLFFSKEEPMEGSAITITLEGSRALILEIQALVSECSFGAPKRLANGFDTNRLNMLIALLEKKLEIPLNRHDVFINVSGGIKISEPACDLAVIASILSSFKNRKIDNKTAFLGEVSLNGRILEAPNLNARLKEMENYGFLKAILPKKPNQKTSIKCYEANVVGKIVEWM
- a CDS encoding ribbon-helix-helix domain-containing protein — protein: MEKTENTDETRLRGTKNKLGRKPKADANKKTRAVSLYFSDEQYQKLEKMANEEEESVGSYIKRYILKALRKIEQNGA
- a CDS encoding iron-sulfur cluster assembly scaffold protein, producing the protein MAKHDLVGSVLWDAYSKEVQRRMDNPTHLGVITEEQAKAKNAKLIVADYGAEACGDAVRLYWLVDESTDKIVDAKFKSFGCGTAIASSDMMVELCLNKRVQDAVKITNLDVERGLRDDPDTPAVPGQKMHCSVMAYDVIKKAAGMYLGKNAEDFEEEIIVCECARVSLGTIKEVIRLNDLKSVEEITNYTKAGAFCKSCVRPGGHEKRDYYLVDILKEVREEMEAEKLKAAANKSQNGELAFREMTMVQKIKAVDKVIEENIRPMLMMDGGDLEILDIKESDDYIDVYIRYMGACDGCMSATTGTLFAIENALQELLDRSIRVLPI
- a CDS encoding NifS family cysteine desulfurase, giving the protein MLQRIYLDNNATTRIDPKVKEIMDPFLRDHYGNPSSLHQFGTETHPAIAEALDKLYKGINARDIDDVIITSCATESNNWVLKGVYFDECLKKGKNHIITTVAEHPAVRSTCNFLESLGVEVTYLPINEHGSITAEQVKEAITEKTALVSVMWANNETGLIFPIEEIGAICKEKGVLFHTDAVQAIGKIPVDVLKANADFLSFSAHKFHGPKGIGGLYIRSGVGLTPLFHGGEHMNGRRSGTLNVPYIVGMGEAMRLAVEHLDYEKEVVGKLRDKLEEALLKIPDVMVVGDRIHRVPNTTLVSVRGIEGEAMLWDLNRSNIAASTGSACASEDLEANPVMVAIGASKELAHTAIRLSLSRFNTEAEIDKTIEVFSQAAVRLRNISSSY
- a CDS encoding helix-turn-helix domain-containing protein gives rise to the protein MESKINRLSTKIDALLEQQKRVISLLETYLSVYPAQEASNKFFKGVSQGMELAPEIVQEAEEKRLYVLQYLSHVDITKNKQDSQIKKDCLEFIQRFNVPKPIIVTALYNLRGIKPTKKEVAKQLQKLYVWEKRYQQGGIDALKDRRGRPPKKP